Proteins encoded within one genomic window of Streptomyces sp. NBC_01408:
- the gdhA gene encoding NADP-specific glutamate dehydrogenase, protein MKDQTAPKDGLDALRADIERRNPAQPEFHQAVREVLETLAPVFAARPEYAEAGLVERLVEPERQIIFRVPWQDDHGRVHVNRGYRVEFNSALGPYKGGLRFHPSVNIGVVKFLGFEQIFKNALTGLGIGGGKGGSDFDPRGRSDSEVMRFCQSFMTELHRHIGEHTDVPAGDIGVGGREIGYLFGQYRRITNRWEAGVLTGKGQGWGGSAIRPEATGYGSVLFAAEMLAARGGALDGLSAVVSGSGNVALHTIEKLQQLGANPLTASDSEGYVVDDKGIDLALLRQIKEAERGRVSEYAQRRGASARFVRGGRVWEVPADVAFPSATQNELDEADARTLVQNGVKAVSEGANMPTTPAAVRILQEAGVAFGPGKAANAGGVAVSALEMAQNAGRSAWPAARVEEELAAIMRSIHTVTSETAVRYGAPGDYVTGANIAGFERVADAMLAQGVI, encoded by the coding sequence TTCCACCAGGCGGTACGGGAGGTCCTGGAGACCCTGGCCCCCGTCTTCGCCGCACGGCCCGAGTACGCCGAGGCCGGGCTCGTGGAACGGCTCGTCGAGCCGGAACGCCAGATCATCTTCCGGGTCCCGTGGCAGGACGACCACGGCCGGGTCCACGTCAACCGCGGTTACCGCGTCGAGTTCAACAGCGCGCTCGGCCCGTACAAGGGCGGCCTGCGCTTCCACCCGTCGGTGAACATCGGCGTGGTGAAGTTCCTCGGCTTCGAGCAGATCTTCAAGAATGCGCTGACCGGCCTCGGCATCGGCGGCGGCAAGGGCGGCAGCGACTTCGACCCGCGCGGCCGCTCGGACTCCGAGGTCATGCGGTTCTGCCAGTCCTTCATGACGGAACTCCACCGCCACATCGGCGAGCACACCGACGTCCCGGCCGGCGACATCGGCGTCGGCGGCCGCGAGATCGGCTACCTCTTCGGGCAGTACCGGCGCATCACCAACCGCTGGGAGGCCGGCGTCCTCACCGGCAAGGGCCAGGGCTGGGGCGGCTCCGCCATCCGTCCCGAGGCCACCGGCTACGGCAGCGTCCTGTTCGCCGCCGAGATGCTCGCGGCCCGCGGCGGCGCCCTGGACGGTCTGTCCGCCGTCGTGTCCGGCTCCGGCAACGTCGCCCTGCACACCATCGAGAAGCTCCAGCAGCTCGGCGCCAATCCGCTGACGGCCTCGGACTCCGAGGGCTACGTCGTCGACGACAAGGGCATCGACCTCGCGCTGCTCCGCCAGATCAAGGAGGCCGAACGCGGCCGGGTGTCCGAGTACGCCCAGCGCCGCGGCGCCTCGGCCCGCTTCGTCCGCGGCGGCCGCGTCTGGGAGGTCCCCGCCGACGTCGCGTTCCCCTCCGCCACCCAGAACGAACTCGACGAGGCCGACGCCCGGACCCTCGTCCAGAACGGCGTCAAGGCGGTCTCCGAGGGCGCCAACATGCCCACCACCCCCGCGGCCGTCCGCATCCTCCAGGAGGCCGGCGTCGCCTTCGGCCCCGGCAAGGCCGCCAACGCGGGCGGGGTCGCGGTCAGCGCCCTGGAGATGGCCCAGAACGCGGGCCGCTCCGCCTGGCCGGCCGCCCGCGTGGAGGAGGAACTGGCCGCCATCATGCGCTCGATCCACACGGTCACCTCCGAGACGGCCGTCCGCTACGGCGCCCCGGGCGACTACGTCACCGGAGCCAACATCGCGGGCTTCGAGCGCGTGGCCGACGCCATGCTCGCGCAGGGCGTCATCTGA